From the genome of Pseudonocardia sp. EC080619-01:
TCGTGAACGAACAGAAGCCTCACTTGAGCCGACGGTCCAGCTCCGCCTGCGCGAAAAACGCCGAAGCAGTCTTCGGGATCTCGTTCTCCCCCGCCGCAACTTAGCATTCCCCGTGCGGAGTCTCCGCAATTCAGCAGCTAGATCGGCGTCGAGCCCGACCGCGTCCGACCCATAACCGGAATCGCGCTCCTCAACCTCGATCCAGTTCCAGATCGTCGCCGGGTTCACGTCCAGCAACTCACCGACGTGCCGGCGCGCGGCCAGCTTCGACTCGCTGTGATCACGCAGACGGTCCAGGTAGAGGTGGACCGCGCGGGCACGGGTCTCCTCATCGAGCTACCGAGGTGCTCCCACGACTCCAGTCTCCTTGCTAGATCAGGAACCTCTCCACCACCCAGGACGGTTCACTCCGTCCTCGCCTAGGCGGACTTGCCCCACAGAGTGTGCAAAACTGCTCGTTACCACAGCGAGGCCGCAGCCAAGTCGCTTTCGTAAAGCCAGAAGGGCAGGTCGCCTTTCATATGAGAGGAAAGCGCCCTTGCTTGCTGCATCATGAGGTCTTTACTTAGCGCCCATAGATCGCTACCGTATCAATCGCACGATCGGGAACAACCGGAAACACAGGCGGCGTCTTTCGGTTCCCATCCCGACAGCCCCGGCATTGACATCGCCCCCGACCGGATAGCAGATCAGGTGAGCACTGAATATTTCGACACGGTCATCATCGGAGCAGGTCACAACGCGCTAGTTTGCGCTGCTTATCTGGCCAGAGCCGGCCAGAAGGTCGCTATCGTGGAGCGGCGCTCCGCTGTGGGTGGTGCGTGCGTCTCAGAGGAGCTGGTGAATGGCTACCAGTTCTCGACCGCGAGCCTTGTGACGTCGCTCTTCCAGCAATCGATTATCGAGGACCTCAATCTCCGAAGTCATGGGCTAGCCGTTATGCCGCGCTCTCCCTCTGTCACGTCTCTAGTACCCGACGGATCCCATCTAATACTGGGTCGCGACCCCGAGTCCGACGCTGCAGAGATTGCCAAATTTTCAGGTCGCGACGCCGCGCAATACAGCGAATACGGTGACATGATGCACCGGCTGTGGAGTGAGGTGAAGTCGCTGTTCACGGGGCCCTCGCGGGAGCCCGTGGCATCGAACCCGGAACAGCTCCGAAGCATCCTTCATCGTGCCGTCGACATGTCGGACTCTGACCTACGGAATCTGTTCTCAGTGATGTTCGATAGCGCCCGTAACCATCTCGATTCCTGGTTTGAGTCAGAGGCGGTAAAGGCTCCGCTCGCTATCGATGGCATCACGGGAGTCGCCGCTGGGCCGTCCAGTCCGGGTACCGCCTATCTGATGCTGTACCACCACGCCGGGTCCACCGAGCGGGGACATGTCCGTGGGGGAATGGGCGGCTGAGGTCGGTTCGGATGTGGCCGAGCAGGTCTCCGTCGACCTGAAGGGTCGCATCGAAACCGCGCTGGAACGACCGGTCGACACCGCCGTGCTGGACGGACAGGAGTTGTCGTGCGCCATCCCCTCCCGGTAGCGAAGCCGACAGCCCTCGGAGCTCGTTCGGAGCCCACTCTGATGATCCCCGGGCCTTGCGCACTGCACCCAGACGACCTGGGGAGGCTCGCCGAGCAGACCCGGGCGCACTACGGCGAGGAATGGTCAGCCTTCTATTCGGGGGTGCTTGACGAGTTGGGCACTCTGCTCGATGCGCACAGCGCCTACATCCTGCCGGGGAGCGGATCCGCGGGGCTCGAGGCAGCGCTCCGGAACCAGCTGGAACCGGGCCAGACGGTCGTGGTCCCGGACACGGGCTTCTTCGGTGCAAGGCTCGCTGAGATCGCTGCCGCCCTCGACCTGCGGGTACGGGTCGTCGAACAAGATCTCGGACAACCGGTGGACGTCGACGAGCTGGCGCGGCACTTCTCCGGGGCAGATGGCCTCGCTTGTGTACACGTCGAATCGACCACCGGAATCCGGCACCCCGTCCGAGAGATGGCCCAGCGTGCGCGGGCAGGCGGCCTGGTCGTGGTCCTGGACGGCGTGGCCTCGGCCGGCAGCGAACTTGTCCAGCTTCGGGCGGACGGGATCGACGCGTTCGTCAGCGCATCGCAGAAGGGTCTCGGGGGCCCACCCGGGCTAGCTGTGGTCGCCTTCGATGACCTCGGGGCCGAGCGTGCCGCACGCGCCCGTCCCCGATCCTGGTACTTCGATCTGGGCCGGTGGGCGCGAGCCAGGGCCGAGGATCCTTGGGAACCCCACCCTGTGACGATGCCGACGGCCGTGGTCCGTGCTCTGGCCGAGTCCGTCGGCCGCATCGCGGCCACCGGCATTGAGAGTTGGGTCGACGGTCGGCGTCGACTTGCCGCGCAGCTTCGCAGCGGACTGCGGGACCTCGGCTTCGAGACGTTCGCGCCCGAAAACACCGCCGCCAGCATGATCACCGTAGTGACCGGTTCCGGTGCCGGTGAGCTCGTCGCTCGCGCAGCGCGCGGAGGCATCACGGTGGCCAGCGGACTCGAACCACTGCCCTCCGCCGCACGAATCGGGTTGGTCGGAGCCACAGCCACCCCAGAGCATGTGGCATCGCTACTCGATACGCTATCCGCCAGTCGCTAGCCTATTCCGTGCACGATCGCCTACGACCGCGGAGAGGGGACTGGGGACCACGGCTTGGGCGAGGACAACACGATCGACGTCGCCGGTTTCCCGAGTTCGTTGAGCTGGTCGATGAGCGGCTCCAGGGAGCCGAGGTCTTCAGCTACTACCCGGAGGAAGTGGTCCTCACTCCCGGTGACCCGATGGTCTTCAATGATCGTAGGCTCGTTCCGCGCCAACCGGAGGACGTTCAGGGACTGAGCACGGCCCGACGTTGTCACGACGATGAACGCCTGGGTGGCGAAACCGACCGCCGTTGGGTCGACACGGGCACTGTATCCGTTGATCACGCCGAGCCTCTCCAGTCGCCGCACTCGAGCCGCCACAGCCGGTGGGCTCATCTCGATGATGCGTCCTAGCTCGCGGAACCCACGACGCGCGTCGTCCTGTAGAAGCATCAGCAGCTGACGATCGACGCCATCCAGGTCGCTCATGTGAATCATAATGCCCCAAAGTGCGATCAGTTGACAGGTGTTTTGTGGTTGTAGCGTCACAAGAGCTATGTCACGCGCCAACCAGTCGAACGTATACTGACTCAGGATGAACGCTCGGACCTGGCTACTCTTCGGCGGCGCCTCCGTACTGTGGGGCGTCCCGTACCTCTTCATTGAAATGTCGCTCCGAGAGGGGATCGGCCCGATAACGACTGCCGCAGGACGAGTCGTTCTTGCTGCGGCCGCACTGCTTCCGGCTGCGCTATCCAGCAATGCTCGCCAGCTGATCCGACTCCGCTTCGGGCGGCTCGCCGTACTGGCCGTGGTCGAGGTGGTTATCCCCTTCAGCATGATCTCGCTGGGCGGGTTGACGGTATCCTCGGGACTATCCGGGATCATCATCGCAACCGAGCCAATCTTCGTTTTGCTCATCATTATGGTGCTGAGCCGGAGGGCTCCCACGAGCGCAGCTGCATTGCTCGGGGTGGCAGTGGGATTCGGCGGCGTGGTTGTGCTCCTCGGCGTCGACGGCGCCGGCCCCGGCGCCGTTCTCGTGCTCGTCGCCTCGGCGTCGTACGCACTCGGTGCGGTGCTGGTCGGACGCTGGTTCTCCGACGTCCCACCCTTGCGAGTCGTCTCGTCCATGATTCTTCTCGCGGCGCCGATCTTGATAGCAATCGCCATCAGTGTCGAGCCACTCCCGGCGCCGACCTGGACCGGTCTCGGTGCCGTCGCTGCGCTCGGCCTCGCCTGTACGGCCGGAGGCTTCTGGACGTTCTTCACCCTGATCGCTCATGCTGACGCCACCCGGGCAGCCCTCATCACCTACGTCGCCCCGATCGTCGCAGTGGCGGCCGGCGCGCTGCTACTCGACGAGCGGATCGGCGTCCGCACTGTCTTCGGGATCGCCCTGATCTTCGTTGGCGCTGCTCTTGCCACTCGCCGGACCGAGCAGGCGGCATCGACCGGTGTCGTCGTCGAACCGGAACCGGACAGGTGAGGAGGCGAGCCACATGACAAGCAAGCCGGAGAAGAATGTCATCGTCGCGGTCGCCGTGCATCTCTGATGCGGGTCGTGACTTCCGGGGCGGGCTCAGCTCGCCCCGGAAACCCGGCTCCGGAGTTCGAAACCACCGACCCACGCGGGAGGAACAAATCCCCCCATCTGCCGAACTTCCCGGTCCTCGTTGGCCCCCCACCCCGGCTGGGTGACCACCGAATTGAGCTGAGCCTCGGCCATACCGAGTTCGCTGTCGAGCACCCCGTCCCCGCTCAACTCATGGAGCTTCTTGGAGCTCTGGACGGCACACGTGACGTCGAACAGCTCAGCTCCTCCGCTCGCTTCAGCAGCGACGAAGTGATGGACGTCTTGAGTCAGCTCGACATCTCTGGGTTCCTCGACGACAACATCAGCTCCGCTGCCCGTCCGGCAATCGATGTCCTGTTCGAGATCGAAGACGAACTGAACCGCGGCTTCGCCGAGCAGGTCGAGACAACGGTCTTCTGGCGGGAGCTCACCGAACGCCCCACGCTCGTGCCAGTGAACGTGCACTACGGACCGTCAGGAGACCGTGACCACGAGGCTCTCCAGCCCACGCAACCCGTTGTTGACCATCGGGCGCGACTCGACGATCTCGAACCGGCGCACCCGGTCGGCCAGCCGGTCCAGGAGAGCCGTCATCTCCAGCCGCGCCAGGTGCATGCCCACGCAGACGTGCTCACCCCGGCCGAAGGCCAGGTGGTCCGACGGCCGCCGCGTGATGTCGAACCGCGTCGGATCGGGGTAGTGCCGGTCGTCGCGGTTCGCCGACCCGTAGAGCAGGGCGACGCGCGACCCCGCCGGGAGCAGGGCCCCACCGATCTCGTGGTCCTCGGTGAGGACGCGGGAGAACTGCGGCACCGGCGTCTCCAGACGCAGCGACTCGTTGATCGCGTGCGGGATCAACGAGCGGTCCGCGCGCAGCAGGTCCCACTGGTCGGGGTGCTCGGCGAACAGCCGGACGGTGTTCGAGATGGCCAGGATCGTCGTGTCCAGGCTCGGCGTGACGTAGTCGAGCATCATCACCGGGCACTTGTCGTGCGGCATCTCCCCGCGGTCGGCGGCCTCGTAGAGGTGCGCCG
Proteins encoded in this window:
- a CDS encoding NAD(P)/FAD-dependent oxidoreductase; the encoded protein is MSTEYFDTVIIGAGHNALVCAAYLARAGQKVAIVERRSAVGGACVSEELVNGYQFSTASLVTSLFQQSIIEDLNLRSHGLAVMPRSPSVTSLVPDGSHLILGRDPESDAAEIAKFSGRDAAQYSEYGDMMHRLWSEVKSLFTGPSREPVASNPEQLRSILHRAVDMSDSDLRNLFSVMFDSARNHLDSWFESEAVKAPLAIDGITGVAAGPSSPGTAYLMLYHHAGSTERGHVRGGMGG
- a CDS encoding alanine--glyoxylate aminotransferase family protein, with amino-acid sequence MLDELGTLLDAHSAYILPGSGSAGLEAALRNQLEPGQTVVVPDTGFFGARLAEIAAALDLRVRVVEQDLGQPVDVDELARHFSGADGLACVHVESTTGIRHPVREMAQRARAGGLVVVLDGVASAGSELVQLRADGIDAFVSASQKGLGGPPGLAVVAFDDLGAERAARARPRSWYFDLGRWARARAEDPWEPHPVTMPTAVVRALAESVGRIAATGIESWVDGRRRLAAQLRSGLRDLGFETFAPENTAASMITVVTGSGAGELVARAARGGITVASGLEPLPSAARIGLVGATATPEHVASLLDTLSASR
- a CDS encoding Lrp/AsnC family transcriptional regulator, producing the protein MSDLDGVDRQLLMLLQDDARRGFRELGRIIEMSPPAVAARVRRLERLGVINGYSARVDPTAVGFATQAFIVVTTSGRAQSLNVLRLARNEPTIIEDHRVTGSEDHFLRVVAEDLGSLEPLIDQLNELGKPATSIVLSSPKPWSPVPSPRS
- a CDS encoding DMT family transporter, translating into MNARTWLLFGGASVLWGVPYLFIEMSLREGIGPITTAAGRVVLAAAALLPAALSSNARQLIRLRFGRLAVLAVVEVVIPFSMISLGGLTVSSGLSGIIIATEPIFVLLIIMVLSRRAPTSAAALLGVAVGFGGVVVLLGVDGAGPGAVLVLVASASYALGAVLVGRWFSDVPPLRVVSSMILLAAPILIAIAISVEPLPAPTWTGLGAVAALGLACTAGGFWTFFTLIAHADATRAALITYVAPIVAVAAGALLLDERIGVRTVFGIALIFVGAALATRRTEQAASTGVVVEPEPDR